The window CTTtggggtgaatagttctgcaacaggtggatctacaaagtattgactttggggtgaatagttctgcaacaggtggatctacaaagtattgactttggggtgaatagttctgcaacaggtggatctacaaagtattgactttggggtgaatagttctgcaacaggtggatctacaaagtattgactttggggtgaatagttctgcaacaggtggatctacaaagtattgactttggggtgaatagttctgcaaCAGGTGGATCTAcaaaaagtattgactttggggtgaatagttctgcaaCAGGTGGATCTAATAGTGTAATATCAGAATAGTGAAGAACACACAAGTTATTTTCTTTTGTATTTATTGGTTGTttaacaataaaacatattttggtagtggtagtggtagtggtagtggtggtggcagtggtggtggcagtggtagtggcagtggtggtggtagtggtggtagtagtggtagtggtggtgaggcagtggtggtggtagtggtggcagTGGCAGTGGCAGTGGTATCGGTGTCGGTGGCGGTGGCAGTGGCAGTGGCAGTGGCAGTGTGGTAgcggtggtagtggtagtggcagtGGCAGCGGTGGCAGTGGGCGGCAGCGGCGGCAGTGGCGGCAGTGGCGGTGGTGAGGCAGTGGCGGTGGCAGTGGCACCAGTAGcagtggtggcggtggtggtggtggcagtggtggtggtgcagtatggtggtagtggtggtgcgGCGGGCGGTGGCGGCGGCAGTGGTGGCAGTGGCAGCGGCAGCGGCGGCAGTGGCGGCGGCGGCGGTGGCAGTGGCGGCGGCAGTGGCAGCGGTAGCAGTGGTAGTGGCAGTGGTGACCAGCGCGGCAGCGGCGGTATCAGCGGCGGCAGAGTGCAGTAGCGGCAGTGGCAGTGGTAGCAGTGGCGGCGGTAGCGGCAGCGGTAGTAGCAGTGGCAGCGGCGGCGGTAGGTAGGCggcggcagtagtagtagtaggcggcagtggcggcagcggcggcggcggcagcaggcgGCAGCGGCAGCGGTCGGTATCAGTGGCAGTGGCAGCGGCGGCGGTGGCGGCGGAGTGGCAGTGGTGGCGGCGGCAGTAGTGGTGGCGGTGGTAGCGGCGGTGGTGGCGGCggtggcggcggcggcagcggtaGCAGCGGCGGTGGCAGTGGCAGTGGCAGTGGCGCAGTGGCGGCGGCGGTGGCAGTGGCAGCGGCGGTTTGGCGGCGGGTGGCGGCGGCAGTGGCAGCGGCAGCGGCGGCAGTGGTAGCGGCAGTAGGCAGTGGCGGCGGCAGCGGCAGTAGTCAGTGCAGGGCAGCGGCGGCAGTGGCGGCGGCAGCGGTGGCGTAGCGGCAGTGGCAGTGGCGGTATGgcggcagcagcagtagcagcggcAGCGGCGGCAGTGGCGGTGGCAGCGGTGGCGGTAGTGGCGGCGGTagtggcggcggcggcagcggcagaGCGGTGGCAGCGGTGGTGGTGCAGTGCAGTGGTGGCGGCAGCGGCGGcagtggtggtggcagtggtATTGGCAGTGGCAGCGGCAGTGGTGGCGGCAGTGGCGGCGGCAGCGGCAGTGGTAGTAGTGGCGGCGTAGCGGCGGCAGTGGTAGTGGCAGTGGCGGTAGCGGTAGTGTGTGGTGGCAGCGGTGGTGCCGCGGCAGTGGTAATTATTAGTGgcggtattagtagtggtagtgagtagTAGTAGGTAGCGGCGGCAGCGGCGGTGGCGGTGGTAGCGGTGGCAGCggtggtggcagtggtggtggtggtgagtagCGGTAGCGGTGGTGGCGGCGGTAGCGGCGGTAGTGGCGGCGGTGGTGAGTAGTAGCGGCGGTGGCggcagtagcagtggtagtagcagcggCAGCGGTAGCGGTGGCAGTGGCGGCGGCGGTGGTGGCAGTGGCGgcggtggtagtggtagtggtggcagTGGCGGCGtagcggcggcagcagcagcggcagcggcggcggcgcggcaGTGGTGGTGGCAGTGGCAGTGGTAGCGGCGGCAgcgtggtagtggtagtggcagtagtagttagtagtggcggcggtagtagtagtagcagtggcagcggtagtagtagcagcggcggcggtagtggtggtggtggtagtagtagtagtagtagtagtggtagcggcAGCGGTGATGGTAGCGGCAGTGGCGGCGGTGGCGGCGGCAGCGGCAGCGGCGGCAGTGGCGGCGGCAGTTGGTGGTGGCAGCGGCGGCAGTAGCGGCGGCAGTGGGTGGCGGCGGCAGTGGCAGTGGCGGCGGCGGCGCAGTGGCggcggcagtggtggtggtggcggtggtgcaGTGGCAGTGCAGTGGTGGTAGTGGCAGTggcggtagcagtagtagtggcggcagtggcggcggcagcggcggcaatggcggcggcggcggcagcggtgGTAGCGGTAGTGGCAGTGGTAGTGGCGGTGGTGGCAGCGGCGGTAGTGGTGGCAGCGGCAGTGGCAgtggcggcagcggcggcggcagtGGCAGGTGGTGGTGGCGGCAGTGCGGCAGTGGCGGCAGTGGTGGGCGGTGGCAGTGGTAGGTGGTGGCGGTGCGGTGGTAGCGGTAGTGGCGGCAGTgcggtggtggcggtggtggcagtggtggtggtagtggtggcagCGGCAGCGTGGTGGCAGTGGCGGTGGcagtggtggcagtggtggtgcagtggtggtggtggtggtggtggtggtggcggtggtggcagtagtagcggtggtggtggtggtggtggtggtggtggcagtggtggtggtggtggtagtggtggtggtggtggtggtggtggtgcggcGGCAGTGGCggtggtggcagtggtggtggtggcaaaGCAGGCAGTGGTGGCGGCGGTGGTGCGGGGCAGTGGTGGTGGCAGTGGcagcggcggtggtggtggtggtggcagtggcgtggtggcagtggtggtggtggtggtggcggtgccCAAAAAGTGGTGGTGgcagtggcggtggtggtggtgacggcGGTGGtccacagtggtggtggtggtggtggcggtggcaggtggtggtggtggcagtggtggtggcagcggcggtggtggtggtggcggcaaagcagtggtggtggtggtggtggtggtggcagtggtggtggtggtggtggtggcagcggtggtggtgggtgggtggtggtggtggtggcggtggcaGTGGTGGTGGCCCCAGTGGCGGCGtgcagcggtggtggtggtggcagtggtggcGGCAGTGGCAgcggcggcggtggtggtggcagtggcaGTGCATTAAGCAGGTGGTGGCGGCAGTGGTggtggcggcggcggcggcagtggCAAGCAGTGGCAGCGGCAGGTGGCGGCGGCGGcagtggtggtggcggtggtggtggctAGCGGTGGTGGTGGCAGGTGGTGGCAGCTGTGGCGGTGGTGGCAAGGTGGCAGCAGTGGCggcgtggtggtggtggcggcggcggcgggtggtggtgcagtggttggCGGCAGTGGCAGAGGCAAGTGGCGGTGGTGGCATAAACGGCAAACAGTGGTGGCGGCTGGCACGGCAaggcaggtggtggtggtggcaaagtggtggtggcggtggtggcgGGTGGTGGCAGTGGTTCAGCAGGCAGCAGTGGTGGTGCAGTggcagcggtggtggtggtggcagtggcggcagtggcagtggtggtggtggtggcggtggtggtggtcaaatcaggtggtggtggtggtggcagcaggtggtcaaagtggtggtggtggcagtggtggtggtggtggtggtggtggtggtggcgggtggtggtggtggtggtgcagcGGTGGcaacggtggtggtggtggtggtggtggtggcagtggtggcagtggtggcagtggcggcggtggtggtggcggcggcaacggcagtggtggtggtggtggcagtggtggtggtggtggcagtggtggtggtggtggcaacaGCAGTGGCGGCGGTGGTGGCggtggcagtggtggtggtggtggcggtggcgGCGGCGGCGGTAGTGgcagtggtggtggggtggcagtggtggtggtggcggtggcaGTGGTGcagtggtggtggcagtggtgacagtgcagtggtggtggtggcagtggcgGTGGCGGCAGTGGTGGTGGCAGTGCCGGTGGCAGTGGCAGTGGcagtggtggtggcggtggtggcgGCAGCGGCGGTGGTGGCAGTGGTTgcggcggcggtggtggtggcggCAGTGGGTGGCGGCAGCGGTGGTGCAGGCGGTGGTAGACGATggcggcagtggtggtggtggcagtgcgacggtggtggtggtggtggtggcggcagcGGTGGCGGCAGCACGGCGGCGGGTGGAGGCGGCAGTGGCAGCGGCGGTGGTGGCGGTGGCGCAGTGGCGGCATGGTGGTGGCGACAGCACTTTGATAGcgggcggcggcagcggcggcagcGGCAGTGGCGATAGCGGTGGTGCAGAAAGTGGCAGCAGCGGTGGCAGTGGCGTGgtggcggcagcggcggcggagtgcggcggcagcggcagcggcagcggcagcggcggcggcagcaCGGTGGCAGCAGTGCGGCGGCagtggcggcggcagcggcgATTAGTGgcagcggcggcagcggcggcggcggcggcagtggcggcagcggcagcggcagcggcggcagcggcggcggcagtggcggcggcggcggcagtggCAGCGGCAGGGCAGTGGCGGCGGCGGCAGTGGCGGCGGCGGTGGCGGCAGCGGCAGTGGTGGACTTATGGCGGCAGTGCGGGCGGCGGCAGGCGGCAGCGGCAGTGGCGGCGGCAGGGCAGCagtggcggcggcggcggcggcgatGGCGGCGGCAGCGGCAGCGTGGCGGGCGGCATGGCGACGGCGGCGCAGCGGCAGCGGCGGGCGGCGGGCAGTGGCGGCGGCagtggcggcggcagcggcggcggcggcggcaggcggCGGTGGTGTGGCGGCAgtgcggcggcagcggcggcaggcggcagcggcagcggcggcggcagcggcggcggcagtGGCGCAGCGGCAGTGGCGGCAGCGGCGGCAGCGGCAGTGGCGGCAGTGGCAGTGGCGGCCACGGCGGCGGCAGGAGCGGCGGCGGCAgtggcggcagcggcggcggcagtggcggcagtggcggcggcggcagcggcggcggcggcagcggtgggcaggcggcggcggcggcagtggCGGCGGCAGGGCGGCTGCAGCGGCAGCGTGCAGCGGCAGCGGCGGCAGCACGGCGGCGGCGGCAGTGGCGGTGGCGGCACAGCGGCGGCGGCAGTGGCAGTGGCGGCACGGCGGCGGCACGGCAGGCGGCGGTGGCAATggcagcggcggcggcagcagcggcggcggcggcggcagcggcagcagcggcggcagcggcggcagcAGATTatggcagcggcggcggcggcggcggcggcggcggcgacgACGAGCGGCGGCGGCAGTggcagcggcggcggcagcgggCGGCGGCAGcaggcggcggcagcggcggcggcagcggcagcGGCGGCAGTGGGAGCGGCGGCGGCAgtgcggcagcggcggcggcagtGGCACGGCAGCGGCGGCAGCGGCAGTGGCAGTGGCGGCGGCGGCAGTGGCGGCGGCGGCGGTCAGTGGCGGCGGCAGCAACGGCGGGGTGGCGGCGGCGGCGCAGACGGGcagggcggcggcggcggcacggCGGCGGCGACGGCGGTGGCAAACGGCGACGTGGCGGTGGCGGCAGCGCGAgtggcggcagcggcggcggcggggTGGCAGTGGTGGCGGCGGCAACGGCGGCGGTGGCATGGCagtggcggcggcggcggcagcggcggcagaAACGGCGGCGCGGCAGTGGCGGCAGTGGCGGCGCAGCGGTggcaggcggcggcggcggcggcggcagtggCGGCAGCGGTGCGgcagcggcgcggcggcggcagtggcggcggcggcggtggcaggcggcggcggcggcggcagtggCAGTGGCGGGCGGCAgtgcggcggcagcagcggcggcggcggcggcgggcggCAGCGGGCGCGGCGGCGGCGGTGGCGGCagcgggcggcggcggcggcgcagcggcggcggcggcggcacggCGGCGGCACGTGGCGGCGGCGGCgcgcggcagcggcggcggcggcagtggCGGCAGTGACGGCAGCGGCGGCAGTGGCGGCGGCGGCGTGGTGCGGCGGTAGAAACGGCACGGGCGGCGGCAGTGGCGGCGGCGGCGCGCCAGTGGCGGCGGCGGCGGTGGCAAACGGCAGTGGCGGCGGCAGTGGCGGCGTGGCGGCAGACGGCAGTGGCGGCGGCAGGGTGGCGGCGGCAGTGGTGGCGGCGGCGGTGACGGCAGTGGCGCGGTGGTGGCGGCGGCGGTGGGTGGCGGTGGGCAGTGGCGGCAGTGGCGGCGGcacgcggcggcggcggcggcattggcgcggcggcggcggcggcagcggcggtgCGGCAGCACcatggcggcggcggcggcggcatggcggcggcggcagtggcggcggcagcggcgggcggcagcggcggcggcaggcggcggcggcagcggcggctgCAGTGGCAGCGGCGGCGGCACGGCGGGTGGCGGCGGCGGCGGTGGCGGCAGTGGCGGCGGTATCAAACGGcacggcggcggcagcggcggatTGAAAACCGGCAGTGGCGGCGGCAGTGGCACGGcggtggcggcggcggcggcggcggcggcaggtgggcggcggcggcggcggcggtggcggcggcggcagcggcggcggcggtggCGGCGGCGGCAGTGGCGGTGGCGGCACGGCGGCGGGTGGCAGTGGCGgcgggcggcggcggcagcggcacgGCGGCGGTGGCGGCGGTGGCGGCggcaggcggcggcggcggcagcggcagcggtggcggcggcggcggcagtgcGGCGgtggcagcggcggcggcggcagcgacggcggcggcagcggcggcggcggcggcagcggcggcggcggcggcggcgggcggCAGCGGCGGTGCagcagcggcggcggcagcggcggcggcggcagcggggCAGCGGCAGCGGGTGGCAGTGGCGGCGGTggcagcagcagcggcggcgGTGGCAGTGGCAgtgcggcagcggcggcggcggcacggCGCGGTGGCAGTGGCGGCGgtggcggcagcggcggcggcggtggcagcggcggcggcagcggcggcggcggcggcggtggGCGGGCGGCAGGCGGCACggcaggcggcggcggcggcggcagcggcagcggcggcggcggtggCAGTGGCGGTggtggcggcggcggcggcggcagcggcagcggcgacggcggcggcggtggcggcggcggcggcggcagggcGGCGGCGGCACGGCGGCAGTGGCGGCGGCGgtggcggcagcggcggcggtgGCGGACGGCGGCggtggcggcggcagcggcgggcggcagcggcagcggcggcagcggcggcggcagtggcggcagcggcagcggcggcggcggcagcggcggcagtGGCGGTGGTGGCGGTGGCAGTGGatggcggcagcggcggcggcaggGCGGCGGCAGGCGGGCATGGCGGCAGCAGTGGCGGCggcacggcggcggcggcggcggcggcagcggcaggcggcggcggcggcggtggCGGCAcgtggcggcggcggcggcggcagtggcggcggcagcggcggcggcggcggcagcggcggcggcagcggcggcggcggcggcagcggcggcggcggcggtggCAGGTGGCGGCGGGTGGcgggcggcagcggcggcggcagcggcggcggcggcggcggcggcggtggcggcagcggcggcggcggcggcggcagcggcggcggcggcggcggcggaggacggcggcggcagcggcggcggcagtggcggcggcagcggcggcggcagcggcggcggcggtggcggcggcggcggcggcggcagcggcggcggcggcggcggggtGGCGGCGGCGGCAGTGGCGGCGGTGGCGGTGAGCGGCAGGccacggcggcggcggcggcggcaggcggCGGCAACGTGGCGGCAGCGGCagtggcggcggcggcggcagcagcgggcggcgcagcggcggcggcgcagtGGCAACAGTGGCGGCGGCAGTGGCATGGCGGCAGCGGCGGTGGCAGTGGCAACAGTGGCGGCGGCggggcggcggcggcagcggcagtGGCGGGCACGGCAGCGGCGGCGGTGGCGGCGGCGGTggtggcggcggcggcggcggcggcggcggcggcacggCAGTgcagcggcggcggcagcggcggcggcggcggcggcagcggcacggcggcggcagcggcggcggcagcggcggcgcaTGGCGGcgggcggcggcagcggcggcggcggcggcagcggcagcggcggcggcggcggcagcggcggcggcggcagcggcagcggcggcggcagtggcggcggcggcggcggcggcggcggcagtggCGGCGGCGGCACGGCGGTGGTGGCGGCGGCAGTGGCAGCACGGCGGCAGCGACGGCAGCGgcacggcggcggcggcagcggcggcggcagtggcggcggcggcggcagcggcggtggtggcggcggcggcggcaacgTGCagtggcggcggcagcggcggcggcaaacggcagcggcggcggcagcggcggcggcggcggtggTGACGGCAGTGGCGGCAGCAGGGCGGTGGCGGCGGCACGGCGGCGCAGTGGCAGCGGGTGGCGCAGCGGCGGGTGGCGGCGGCGGCAGTGGCGGCACGGCGGCAGCGGGCAGCGGCAGTGGCGGCGGCagtggcggcggcggcagcggacGGTGGCTAaagcggcagcggcggcggcggcggcagcggcaggcggcacggcggcggcggcggcagtggcggcggcggcggcagcggcggcggcagtggcggcggcggcgggcggcagcggcggcggcggcggcagtgcggcggcagcggcggcagtggcggcggcggcagcggtgGCGGCGGGCgatggcggcggcggcggcggtggTGCGGCGGACAGTGGCGGCggtggcggcggcagcggcggcggcagtGGCAGCGCATTCaaacagcggcggcggcggcggcggcggcggcagcggcggcggcagtGGCGGTGCGGCGGCAGTGGCGCAGTGGCGGCGCAGCGCGCAGTGGCAGCGGCAACagcacggcggcggcggcggcggcggcaggcagTGGCGGCGGCACCGGCGGCGGCAGGCAGCAGTGGCGGCGGCGGCAGTGGCGGCGGCGGCGGGCGGCGGCggcacggcggcggcggcggcggcatgGGCGGCGGCGGCAGCACGGCGCAGTGgcagcggcggcagcggcggcggcggcagcaggtggcggcggcagtggcggcggcagcggcgacggggcggcggcgcggcggcggcggcggcggcggcggcaaagCAGCGGCGGCGGCAGGCGGCGGCGGCGGTGGCAGatggcggcggcagcggcggcagcggcggcacggcggcagcggcggcggtaCGGCAGCGGCACCGGCACGGCGGCGCAGTGGCAGCGGCGATGACGCGACGGCGGTGGCAGCGGCGGCACGGCGGGCGGCGGGCGGCGGCGGCgggcggcagcagcggcagcggcggcggcagtGACGATCAGCGGCGGTGGCAGGCGGCGGCAGTGCGgcgcggcggcggcagcggcggcaggCGGCGGCGCACGGCAGCGGCGGCACGGCGGCGGGGGCGGCAGTGGCGGCGGCGGcgaggcggcggcggcggcagcggcggcggcggcgagcggcaacggcggcggcggcagtgGCGGCGGGCAGTGGCGGCGCGCAGTGCGGCGCAGTGGCGGCGGCGCAGTGGCagtggcggcggcagcggcggcggcggcagcggcggcggcggcggcagtgcgacggcggcggcggcagcggcggcgacggcggcagcagcggcggcggcggcggcggcggcggcagcggcggcggcggcggcggcggcggcagcggcggcagcAGGTGGCGGCAGTGCGGCAGTGGCGGCAAAAACAGCaacggcggcggcagcggcgggcGGCAGCGGCAGGTGGCGGCGGCAGAGGCGGCAGTGGCAGCGGATGGCGGcacggcggcggcagcggcgacGGTaaacagcggcggcggcggcagcgacGGCAGTGGCACGGCGGCGGTGGCAGTGGCAGCGGCGGTAGcacggcggcggcagcggcggcagcggcggcggcggcggggaCGGTGGCGGCagcacggcggcggcggcggggcGGCGACGCACGGCGGCggcaggcggcggcggcggcggcagcaccggcacggcggcggcggcagcggcacggcggcggcagcggcggcggcggcggcagcgcacggcggcggcagtggcggctggcagcggcggcggcggcggcggcggcggcgcacgGCGGCGGCACGGCGGCGGCGGCACACGGCGGCGGTGGCGGCGGCAGACCGACgagcggcagcggcggcggcggcggcatgGCAGCGGCGGcacggcggcagcggcggcggcagcggcggaaAAAcggtggcggcggcggcggcagtggcggcggcagcggcggcgcgGGCGGacggcagcggcggcggcaggcggcggtctggcggcagcagcggcagcggcggcggcagtGGCGGGCGGCGGCAGCAacggcagcggcggcggcagcggcggcggcagtGCGACGGCATAACACGGCGGCGGCAGGCAGTGGGCAGCACTGGCAGCGGCGGCAGTGGCGACGGCAGTGGTGGCGACGGCGGCGGCAGTGAGCGGCGGCGGCGGACGGCAGTGGCGGCGGACGGCGGCGGCGGAGGCGGCGGCAGTGCCGGCAAAATCGGCCACGGCGGCGGCAGCGAGCGGGCATTCGgtggcagcggcggcggcggcggcggcggcagtggCAACctgacggcggcggcggcagcggcggcggcggcggcggcagcggcggcggcacggcggcagcggcggcggcagtGACGGTCACGGCGGCGACGGCGGCGGCAGGCAGTGCGAGGCGTGGtccggcggcagcggcggcggcagcggcggcggcggtggCAGTGGCGGCggcacggcggcggcggcggcagtggTGGCGCGGCGGCGGCAGTGGCAGCGGCATGGCAGCGGCGGCGATCCACGGCGGCAGCGGCAGCAACGGCGGCACGTGGCACGGCACGGCAGCGGTGGCGGCGGCGGCAGGCGGCGGTGGCGGCGGCGGTGGCagtggcggcggcggcggcaggcggCGGTGCGGCGGCACGGCGGCGGCGGCagtggcggcggcagcggcggcagcGGCGCGGCGGCAAACCAGCGGCGGCAGCGGCAGGCGACGGcaggcggcggcagcggcggcggcggcaggcggCAACGGCGGCAGTggcgacggcggcggcggcggcggcggcagcagcattGGCAGCGGCAGTAAGTGGCAGGCGGCAGTGGCGGCAGTGGCGGCGGCAGTGGCAGCGGCAGTGGCGGcaggcggcagcggcggcggtgGTGGCAGTGGGTGGCGGCAGGCAGCGGCAGCGGCAGGCGGCAGCATTGGCGCAGCGGCGGCAGTGGGGTGGCCGGCGGCAGTGCAGCGATGATTTGCAGCGGCGGCGGCATGGCGGCAGTGGAACGGTGgtggcagcggcggcggcggcagtgtGACGGTGGTGGCAGCGgcagcggcagcggcggcggcagcggcaggTGGGTGGCGGCGGCAGTGgtggcagcggcggcggcggcagtggcagcggcggcggcagcggcggcggcagtGGCGGCGGGACCGGCAGTGGCGGGGCAGCGGCGGTGGCAGCAGTGGCGGcggcggcaggcaggcaggcaggcagtggcGGCGGCATGCAGGCAGCATGTggcaggcaggtggcagcggCAGTGGCGGCGGCAGGCGGCAGGCAGGCGGTGGCAGGCAGGTGGCAGGGCAGTGGCAGGTGGTGGCGGCAGGCAGCAGGCGGCGTGGTGGCAGTGGCAggcggcgcggcggcggcagcggcagcagcagcggcagatCGGCAGCAGAGGCGGCGGCGGCGGAAAGTG of the Oncorhynchus tshawytscha isolate Ot180627B unplaced genomic scaffold, Otsh_v2.0 Un_contig_2723_pilon_pilon, whole genome shotgun sequence genome contains:
- the LOC121842271 gene encoding loricrin-like; this translates as MAAAAAAVVAVVAVVVAVVAAAVVVAAAVAVAAAAAAVAGGGGGSAAVAAVVGGGSGGGGSGGGGGGGSGKQWQRQVAAAAVVVAVVVASGGGGRWWQLWRWWQGGSSGGVVVVAAAAGGGAVVGGSGRVVVVVATAVAAVVAVAVVVVVAVAAAAVVAVVVGWQWWWWRWQWCSGGGSGDSAVVVVAVAVAAVVVAVPVAVAVAVVVAVVAAAAVVAVVAAAVVVAAVGGGSGGAGGAVAAARRRVEAAVAAAVVAVAQWRHGGGDSTLIAGGGSGGSGSGDSGGAESGSSGGSGVVAAAAAERQRQWRRQGSSGGGGGGDGGGSGSVAGGMATAAQRQRRAAGSGGGSGGGSGGGGGRRRWCGGTAAAAAAADYGSGGGGGGGGGDDERRRQWQRRRQRAAAAGGGSGGGSGSGGSGSGGGSAAAAAAVARQRRQRQWQWRRRQWRRRRSVAAAATAGWRRRRRRAGRRRRHGGGDGGGKRRRGGGGSASGGSGGGGVAVVAAATAAVAWQWRRRRQRRQKRRRGSGGSGGAAVAGGGGGGGSGGSGGGGGGSGSGGRQCGGSSGGGGGGRQRARRRRWRQRAAAAAQRRRRRHGGGTWRRRRAAAAAAAVAAVTAAAAVAAAAWCGGRNGTGGGSGGGGAPVAAAAVANGSGGGSGGVAADGSGGGRVAAAVVAAAVTAVARWWRRRWVAAAAAAAAAVAAAAARRVAAAAVAAVAAVSNGTAAAAAD
- the LOC121842272 gene encoding antifreeze protein Maxi-like; translation: AAATAAPLPPPLLPPAATAPLPPLPPAAAAAAAAATFRRRRLCCRSAAAAAAAAAAPPATATTPPAACRHHLPLPCHLPATACLPPAAATAAATCLPHAACMPPPLPACLPAAAATAATAAAPPLPVATAAAAAAAAATECPLAAAAVADFAGTAAASAAAVRRHCRPPPPLTAAAVATTAVATAAAASAAHCLPPPCYAVALPPPLPPPLPAAAAAAARHPPPPATAAAAAAAAAAAAAAAAAAAAAAAATAAAAAATCRHRRRRRL